Part of the Sander lucioperca isolate FBNREF2018 chromosome 1, SLUC_FBN_1.2, whole genome shotgun sequence genome is shown below.
ACGTACAGGACATTGAACTTGTTGATGAACAGGTTCATACTCTTGCAGGTCTTGGTGATGGTGCCTAAGTAGGCCATGAGGCCCACGTCATTACATTGCTACAgggaaaataaaatgcagttaTAGAAAGCACTTGTTTGGCAGTACAACACAGAGCGAGACTGTCTGCTAAAACGCATTATCACAAGTccaaatgtttacattttataaGTTTCTGTCTGATGTGCAGATTCAAATCTTTCAATATATACAAGTGAGGAATTTGCTCCAAGCTAAAATTAGGTGTTATCTGTGGGATTACAGTGAAAAAGAAATCTGCATTCCAGGGGAGTGTACAGACATTTGAATCACCAGAGGCTGAGCCCaaaagagaggaagtgattggCACgcaattttgttttattttaaaaaggaagGCGCTTTACATATATAGCACAGCTATAATGTTTATCAACACAAATTTTCTCATTGTACTCTAATCTCCAAATGCTCCAAAAGGCTTAATTTGTGTATAAAACTCTCTCATTCTGAAAAGAAAATAATGGgacacagtggtggaagaagtattcagatttttTACTTACAGGATTTCTACACAGTACTACTCAGTTTTACTAGATCTGTTACAAgtagaagtcctgcattgaCAATCTTACTTAGATAAAAGTACAAAGTAAACATACTCATTATGCATAATGGCTCATTTCAGAATGATATATATTATTAGATTAATAATAGGCCGGCAACAAAGGTTACTACCTTTATAGTACAGTCTACACAGGAAAGCTTTGTCCATCATTGGTGACACTAAACATCCCCTCCATACTAAGTTTAAGGTGGTCCCTTCAGGGCGATGAGAAAGAGTACCACTGGCAAACAAGAATATACAAGAGATCTTTTATAACTAGTGCAATAAACCTAATGAATAAACTGCACTAATGTGCACCTTTCTACATAGAAAGAATATTGTaccctgtgtgtatgtgtgtgtgtgtgtatgtttgcattgatgtcatgtttttttatctgtaatctgatgtttttttatctgtttgGGTGAGACCAAAGAGAATTTTATGGCCTCAGctggacaataaagttgtattctattctatttctatgtctattataattattgatgcattcatgtgctcatcactttaatgttgcagctggttaAGTCAGAGCTCTTTTTTTATTGAAGCCTActttactttatatactgctgggtaaCTAGTGAAGTTCCCCCTGGCGACCAGTAAAGCCTTATTGATATAATAATATCATAATTTCTTTATTGATCATATTGTGTATTGATCTGAATAAtatagtaactaaagctgtcagattgatGTAGTGCAGTAGAAAGTACAATAATTCCCTAGTGGAGAAGAAAattgaaatactcaagtaaagtactaCCTCATAATAAGTACAGAGGGCTACTTTAGTAAACTGTAAATGAAAATATATGAATTTAAATGTGGTTagtttagggctgtcaaacgattaaattttcttaatcgcgacgattgttgaatttctatagttaatcgcgattaatcgcatgttttatcacatgattaaaattctattattttgcatttcagaactgtttttaagtacatattgcaatggaaagcaattcttacctgtgtatcttgattgggaatcaaatgaatgcaaagaaccCTGAAAGACCCTGAACCCAGCCGAACCCTACCGAACCCGGCCGAACCCGACCCCAATCCTGAACCCCGGCTGAACCCTACCGAACCTGTCCAAACCCGACCCCAGACCCGATCCTGGACCCGATCCCGAACCCAGCCGAACCCAACCTGACCTGATCCCGAACCTGACCAAACCCGACCGAagccgaagccgaatcctggatttaGTGCCcggattcggcttcggattccGCCGAATATTGGGCCGAATCTCCTATTCTGTCATTAGTCAGAGATAATATTGCATCTCAGTCGGCTCTGGCAGTTTCTTTAGCAGAAGCCCTCCACACCCTCCTCAGCTGCAGTCTCATCTGAGGGATCAGCCACTCGTAGGTTTTATCCCAAAGATACTTCAATCACAAGAAGTATTGGTCGATTTTCGGCCCAATATTGTCTTCTGATGgatttaaatacaaaacaataaattttttttaaggatacagtattaacttttaaaaatgtacttttgccAATCACTGAGATTGTTTTTACACTATTCCTGATGGAGATGAAATGTacatcatttgtgtgtgtgtgtgtgtgtgtgtgtatgtgtgtgtgtgtgagggggggcTGGACAATATTGCTTTTAaattcttattttttaattttttttatgtttttaaattctattttatttattgcaaaGCACCAAAAGGAATACCATCCTATTTTATTGTACAATGACAGTAAagaattctattctattctaatcGCAATGCATCACCTCACTGCTCATTTACCACGCAACCCGGAgcgaaattaagaccgaacccgacaGAACCTGACCAAACTCGACCGAACCCGACCTTCAGTTAGAGCTGAAGTTCTTTGCCCGAACCTGACCGAACCCGACCCCGAACCCAGccgaacccgaccgaacccggccgaacctgaccgaacccgaccgaacccgtctgacgaaaatcttttaaactgacctttgtcaatctgaaatgaagacagattcagcaactgcacggcctatttctcgcttaaaatgttttcagaaacacgtttcggtgaactattttagtacaatatgagatcgtattctgaacatagactgtatataagaatggaccaacagatcccgttgctctggacggagaccagtgaaggcctttagaagcacttttccggtgagcgctgagcgttactgcgcagcctccaactgagagagacgacgtaaatgtgccgtgagcaacgtgtctgaaagttgtaagtcttctggtagctgtgccaagagaaatctcaatcattcccaatcttgcagagacggagagcgtaggtatatgtaaggagataacataggcacaggctaattattgctaactaaaatgctagttaacattagtaattacacttaaacagctaatgtgagacgaaactgcctgcgcgacagtaagtcgcgtggttatgacacaatcgttagcctatttttacaaaaacgtctgctacggagccataacgtgagatacaaggtaatggaaccttttatacattgtcgtgtttctttagaaataaacaatggacaaatagagtctttaaacgcttcagatgtaaagttattcgctgtcaaagtggagCCAAAATGAATTGGCAgacaatggaatgctaacggggggtgatcgctttgtagcattaaattggcgccataggaggttcgcggtccgaggagaagcttacccccttgattctgaatgagccgccatgacagtctggctatgtatttccggagaaaaaagaaccacgtgacgcgttcgtccaatcagctgccggttttcattttctggtaaataatcagactgttaatggaaacaatacagagcagcgccgcctgctggtatggagacgtattacgtttcgcgcacgcgcagagcatacactcaagtcggcgtcgcctcagtgtgttctgaggcattttttggacctcagggacccgactgatcagtccgactggcttttctaccgacggtcggcccgtctggttggtgtgtcagggcccttaggtTTTATCCCAAAGATACTTCAATCACAAGGACTCTCACACTCGCCTGCtcactttctcactctctcgcactgtgtgtgtgtgtgtgtgtgtgtgtgtgtgtgtgtgtgtgtgtgtgtgtgcgtgcgtgcgtgcgtgcgtgcatgtttgTGAGAGTGATAGATGGAAGTGGAGTTTAGTTTATCTGTTCAATCAGGGCCCTGCCTTTAGATGCTCAAAATATTAGTAAAACACCTTGGAATCCTGAGATGTGGTTGCTTGCTTGACTTTTAACTTGATTGGTTATAcgttaacgaactcctcctagagatttcatccgattaacttcaaatttggtctgtgccatcttaagacattaaagatgaaaagttattaaaagaaaaacttttcatcataGGTCATGGCTGTGGTGGggcagccattttgtgcgtttcgccatcgaaacaggaagtgggtgtaatttgagtgtacattgcCCAATTGGTTAGAAACGTTTAatgattcataagactctaaccaaagccggtctacggaaagccgttccactccctattaagctccattgtaccgaatttggttgcagttccaccagaattcaactgggggtgatcgcggtccagtgcaaaatgaatgggactctatggagctagacggctaaatttgtctctttcgcctgattgtcgttgagaaatctcagatttgattgtattttctgcaagttcaacatggattataggtcgaaagttgaatgtaCGAGTaatgtcctttcgatttcttacaggttgagtcgttgttgcccataacacgctagcattctgctaatgaatgctgattggtcagtgaaggactgattacgattggagatcccgcttgacggcaaccgaagcagaaccagaatgtcagtgaatatttcggcgtggtctttaaaacattagcaaacctctttctagcacgcgtattgacagggagagccttatctgtcagctgtgttgtcgatgcttcgagagaacaaaggaagcgactcagagcttgccgtgaaaaggctttttagaacaaaaaagccactttaaaaaaatctaacacccagcagtgtgtattttcttagcctctcctttcgaatgcaacattcaaattactagacaaaaaatgtggattttgaggggtatagctccatagagtcccattcattctgcactggcctgtgaggctatgctttggccacgcccctctcacagctaatgaactgtatgacgtagagtcttgtgtgaggtatcattgaactcagcagggagttcacttttcattggtgacgatgcAGAGTGTAcaattgcagtgtctgagtgctgcgCAAATGCAAGGTCGCAAGGAGCTGCGTCCATCAGTAACCCCGACACgcacagaggcgcgagggcccatccaacgctgcttgcagctttaattatgattatttttagtacatactatactgtgactttttaatgacatactttactatgaattttgatgacttactatactatgactttttaagacatacaatactatgatttttgtatgacatacagtactatgacttctttatgacatactataatatgactttctatgacatactatactatgactttttaatgacactatacaatgactttttaattacatactatactattagtTTTTCATGACTATTTCTATGGCATATTATACTACAACTTCTtttacttactatactatgacttttttaagacactatactatgactttctatgacatatgactttttatgacatactatactattactttctacaacatactataccatgactttttatgattatttcagtatactatactgtgacttttgatgacttactatactatgacttattacttttaatgacatactatactttgacttttttataatatacTATACGATttgtttatgacatactataactttttaatgacatactttactatgaattttgatgacttactatactatgactttttaagacatactatactatgacttttttatgatatacagtactatgacttcttgatgacatactatactatgacatactacactatgactttttatgacatactatactatgaattatttgacttactatactgtgactttttaatgacactatactatgactttctatgacatactatactattacttttcatgacatactatactatgactttctacaacatactatactatgactctttaggacatactatactatgactttttatgattattttaggacatactatactatgacctttgtatgacatactatactatgactttttatttttcattagtGTATTGTGATTAGGCCCCAGGTTACGATAATGTCGACAATCAGCTAAACTTAGAAAGAAGAGGAGTCAAAGTCCcatgaaaaaaaatcagcagATCATTTATTACATACAGAAACatgaaacaataaaacaaacggGGTAAAATAATATAACGTTCATGTGCAGTGGATTTATTTCTGTGCATAACCAAGAAAGAGTTGAGTAATTTTGTACACATCTCTTACCGATTGGTGTAATTAAGTGCTTTTTGATACACTTGTGGTTAAAAATTGTAAGCTGGTTTGAAAACTACTGTAGAATTTGTTTTAGCTaaccaaaaatacaaacaaacaaaaacagaaaaagaaactgCAGTGCTCGTTTGTCTTTCTGCCAGCTCAAAAGAAGAGTCCTCTCATCCTCCGGCCGATTCCCTGTCTGTCGTACAGGACGTTGAACTTGTTGATGAACTGGTTCATACTGTTGCAGGTCTTGGTGATGGTGCCTAAGTAGGCCATGAGGCCCACGTCATTACATTGCTACAGGGTCAAAAAAGCAGAGTTATAGAAAGCACTGGCTAGGCAATACAACACAGAGTGACACAAGACTGTCTGCTAAAAACTGATTAAAACAAGTCCAAACTTTAACTTGATGAGTTTGATAACGTATGAGTTTATGTCTGATGTGCAGATTCAAATAGTATTGAGATATAAAGTGTGATGGAAAAATGAGCCACATCAGTCAAGTAGTGACTTGTATAGAATGTCATACATTTGTCATAAATAATGTCACTGTATTGTttccagggttcaaaattaacttttttgtccaccagccaaatggatagtgaatgttcaaattttaccagcagCTCAATAAACTGACATTGATTTTTTTGGCTgctgagtgaagcaaatctaccagccaattgcatattttaccagcatttggctggtggattgtatgccattaaaaataaataagtcataaagaaacatagtatagtatgtcctaaaaatgtcataacaagTCATAGACAGTGtgtcctaaaaaagtcatagtatagtatgaactaaaaatgtcattaaaaagtcatagtatagcatgtcataaaaagtaattacggaaaacagagcaagctAACTTTCCTGCTTTCCGGTCGGAAAGCACTCCCAAGTTAACGCTCACTTCAgtgagctgcagcatttattcatgGACTAACTGAAATCTAACCTGTACATTAACTAACCTGTGACAACTTTACTGTTAATCTCTCATCTGCTCTAATCGGCAACAGCTGTCTCACTCAAACACCACCCGCTACGCCCATACTACGCTACTCTTTTAACATATGCGTCAAACTGTGTCCACCctacaaagaaaataattgcCCCATACTTTGGGCTGAAAACCACAGTATTTAGAGATGTTGGTTTAAGCCTTTTCACAGGATTTTGTtaataagaaaaacattaatGTGTGACTAATGTCAGCCTtatcttttgtcattttgttgaAAACATCACCAAGCATTTTGTACATTAAGGTACACAAAGCTTGCTTACATCATAGAAGTCCGTTTTGAATTTTATGGTGCTGAGGACCGGCAATCTGTGGCACAGGGCATTCGCTTCTCGAAGGATCTCGTGGTTAAAGGGCACCTCTCCTgcagtacagacagacaggacacagaaaaaaaacttgttaaagCATCGTGTAGCAAAACAGTGAGATAAGACTATGCTGTCAAGACAGTATGAAACAAGGGCTTGTAATTATGGAGGTGTGTCTGAGGGGCCTCCCTGAATGGTGTAAAAGTGAGGAAAATGAAACACCTTATCTAAGAACAGCTGTTTTCCAGACTTATTTCCACATTCTTTGTTCTCATGGCTTCATTAAAAAGGCCCTATCATCCCCTCACCTGATTCCACGGCTTTGACATACTCTAGAATGATCTTCACCCGGCTGTGGAGCATCTTTATCGCACTGTGCTGGACTATAAGGTGTTCAGCAACTaacagagaagacagagagaatattttatttaattttgaatAGTCTATCCATATTCTACTCACAAATATGCAGTACAAAGAAGTTACAGCGTTGCTACTGAAATTGAACTAATCCTAACTGTAAGAAACTATTTTAGCCAACACTTGCTACAACAGCCacttcagatttatcataatcTGAGATCAGAGCCGAGATAACGACTTTTATGAGTTACCGTTATATAAACAAGTTTATAAAAGCCACCttaaaaggggaactatgcagtttgtttagcttaatttaccttaaccgatcattggaatggttatatgacttttttcgggttgaatggtggtcgtctcgcctccccctagcgcctgtgagcggaaaaaacacccttgcaacttttggcCGGCGAGTCGCCgccctcagcgtcaggaagtatcgcgtgatatcaggtctcgagatgtaacaaattgctttaggcactgcacacatacacgcccccatccaggaaccggctagcaagaacaaggtagcgaaggagtttttcacactatcttcatggctgagccggcaaaaaagaagcagaaagctaggaaagcattgtcggaggaacagagaaagaggaaacggcagactgaccgagcgagtttttacacagtgttgccaaatatctattctgaagctgtagggggagctctatagagaaaccgaAGAAAGCGAAAGCGAAGAAATGGCTAAAACTGCATAGCGGccctttaaaaacaataaatgagGGCAAATGGCTTACAGCTAACGCAACATTGGAGTGCATTGTAAACTCACTCGCTTTAACATTAAATCTTACCTGtcgagttttctcctgtgcctGTGGCTGTCATTCGAGCTACGTGGTCAACACCGATTCTCTCTGCTTCCTCTGTTGCAAGAGTGTACGTcagctcagcaaacaacatAGTAGCCtagattaaaaacacacacaaaaaaaaataaaaaaatcagataAAACTTCAAATCTTTATGGGAAACTGGGTCACTCCTGCAGGAAAGGATATGTAGAtgatatgaaatatataaattaccTCGCCATTGATGATGTCAATCACAGATTCATAAACACTAACAGGAAGCTGAAGGAGTAAATGACACGTTGTTTAAAATCAGCTGTATCTAAATATGCAACCATGGTGTTTTCTCATTCTTGATGTGAAAATGCAGAGGAACTTACATCGGTGTGTTTGGTCATTGGGTTGAGCTTGAGGAAGAGAGGGCTCTCAATAATCTCACACACCTGGCAGGAAAGAGAGGAATAACCGTAAGAAAATGTACTGCACACATCTAAAATAACTATCAGACTTCAAGAGGATTTTACTTGTATtatcaacaacaaaataaaagttaaaaatcACCTGCTTGTAATATAATGATGGCACTGCATGTTGTTTTTGAAAGTTGACGTTGAATTGTAAATCAGTAAACACAATTTCTGTATTGGTTGAATGTGAATCATTAACAAAACATGTCAGAATCTCAAAGTAAAAGTTGTAGCTCAGGTAACTGATCAATCTTGGTCAATGCAGGACAGCCTTGCTTTGAGTTTTAAACTAGCTGTGTGCGGTTTCCACCTGTCGCTGACTCAGTGAGTGAGGATCTGAGAGAAGTTAAGGATCTTCATCTTCTGCTTTACATACGGcccctttaaagtgcccatattatgaaaaaatcactttttctgggatttggggtgttatgttgtgtctctggtgcttccacacatacaaactttgaaaaaaatccatccatgctgtttagagtgagatacggtttctgaatgtgtcctgccttcagtctctgggtgagctgttcaaaatcggtacggcttgtgacgtcacaaggcgaaacgagcaggctcaccgcaaccattagctcgtagcgttagcaagctaacgctagcatgctacctcgttctcaatagcaaagcactgctacaacacacacaagttcaccataatctacaaaagaactacttacatgtgcgccctcatttagaagtctcccagctaatcctgccttgtagctgaccaaagttgtagaaacagcctctcttttactgtctatggagctagctagctgacatgatctacatctgagctactgcgcatgtgcaagtgcaatcaaagatagtagaagaagaagaaaagaggtctcactctgtagctaaaacagagaccaggtaaaaagaagagctgcagcagtgagagagagcactgcagttcaactaaaatatggtgtttttagaaaattaaaccatgtaaacctattctggtacaaccttaaaatacaatatgaacctgaaaatgagcataatatggctgctttaactttTGCCTACCTGCTTGTGAATGTGGATGTCAGATGCGTCAGGGGGGCCGCCTGTGGTGTACCAGCCCAAGAACTCCATCTCTTTAAAGACCTGTTTGACTGAGAGACAAAAGgaaatattacaaaataaaactacagcaAGCACATGATTTTGTGTATTAACCACTGttgactagggctgggcaatatatcaatattatatatcGATATTTATAGGCCAGATATTgacttaaattttggatatcgtaatatgacaagtGTTGCCTTTTCCTGGTTTAAAagactgcattacagtaaagtgatgtcattttctgaacttaccagactgttctagccgttctattatttgcctttacccacttagtcattgtatccacattactgatgattatttatcaaaaatctcattgtgtaaatattttgtgaaagcaccaatagtcaaccctacaatatcgccgttatatcgatattgtgatatttgattttctccatatcgcccagctctaccttTGACTACTAATGAATAATCATTTATCAATAACTAAATCTAATATTGCTATCCCTTGGTGAAGCAATCTGACACTAATATGTCTTTAAAAGGATTTTGAGGGTTACAAGCAGGGCGAAGAAGGCGAGGAACTTTTCTTCAGTATTCTTATACCTGGCTACAATATTCTGGCTGCACTGCATTTCATAAAAAACACTAAAAGGAGAAACTGCTGTATTCTTGTAGCCTGACGtcatcatactcagattctagtcagaatgtgagtctgatactgctccattgggctgtgattatggggcgtgtttcaaccaaaccaggaaagaaattgtttctgcactcaattggatagacctacaaccaatcagagcaacggacacagacgtcacagaagctgcaagtcaaaggcaggattcaacagagcaaaggcagaggcgGCAGTTTCCGTGTCGTGCGGATGGGTGTGGAaatgtgtatacatacgtgatcgcggttctctgttcctcttttaaaattactgcgctgtcgatatcttctacaACAGACGCGATGTAAAcaaattcagtgtttcccacagattagaaagcaatttgtggtgGATGCGATGTGCacggaggggaggggctgtgtgtgtgtatgtgagagagacgtTACTATTGATTATCTGTCCATCATCATATAAAGCCCGTCctgacaatctgattggtccgaacagctctgttcgagcatagttgctccacaacggatcaagtccagaccgaacttcccgacctcaaatgttgtgggcggggctaagtttggctggcatccaggctagtaTTCTTGCCCTTCACAAAAACCACTTACATTGTTCCTCCTTGATGTAGTAGTACTCCTTGTCAATATGCACCCGATCGTCTATGGTGTGAGACAGCAACTCAAAGGAGTTCATCACCTCGATGTTTCTCCCCTCCTGCTTCCCAATCAGGGCGCCAATCACTACGcaggtgaaaaaaaacacaataatatataataacctGTTTCATTACACTCAGTTAAAGAATAACTCCGCTGAACATGAGACAAACTGTACATTATTACGTGCCGTCTTTCTTGCATAGCATTGTCATATATACCCTGCATTGGTCGTCCCTCTTGTGAGCGGATGCGTATCCAGTGGTCGGATATGTTGAGGATAACCAGAGGGTGTAAGGCCACAGAAACGCTTCCGGTGACCCCTGCAGCCATAACACTGGGGCTGGCTGaagtcacacagagacacaaacaagaGAGCCTTTAACACTATAGAAACTACTGGGTTattggtcaaacaaaacaagcaatttgaggatgtcaccttgggctcttgGATGTTGTTaagcacatttttcacaatttcctGACAGTTTGTAGAGATTGAGCTGTTAATCAGGAAACATAATCCCATTTCTCAATAATATACacaactgaaataaatgaagatAGTTGTTAAAAACTACAACCACAAACATTTGCCAAAATGACAAGTAGGGATTCAGTGATGCGTGTTTGAAGCCAATACAATATAACAATAGAGCCAGACCAATAAACCGGCAGGCTGATATTAGCTCATTACAGAtattaataaaaatattgtttatgTTATGCAACtatggtgagaaaaaaaaaaaaaaaaaaaaaaaaaaaaaataatatatatatatatatatatatatatatatatatatatatatatatatatatatatatatatatagaccgATATAGTCTTATCCGTACTTTGGCCTCAAAAATCCAGTATCAATTGGCTCAACTCACAACCACAAATATTTGATAATGTAAGGCTGTCAGTGATGTGTTTAAAGCTAATATATTTGACTTATTATTACTTATACTACTATTATATAACTTAATAAAACATGATGCCcttaatttgtgttttgttgctATATGTGATAGTTGTTCAATGACAAACTGCTGGAAATattttttgatacattttaaattaaattgagacagtcaAGCCACCGTCATGGTCCCTTTGTTAAAACCTCACTCAATTTTCTGTAAAGTATTTAGGACCTAAACTGCATTATAACTTGGGGAGACCCCTGATAAGCCTTTTAGGCTTTGGGCCTCCCTTGTATATTCTGTTATTATTTATATTGCTCTGTTAATGTTATGTTTATGTTCTGttataataaatgaaattaagtatttgaatattaaatattGAACGATAGAGATAGACCGATACATTGGTTCATCACATGGACAGCGGACGTCGAGGACAAGCCCTAATTGGAGATTGGGTTGTTGTCATAGGTAGTCAGTATGGG
Proteins encoded:
- the cops6 gene encoding COP9 signalosome complex subunit 6 isoform X2, whose protein sequence is MAAGVTGSVSVALHPLVILNISDHWIRIRSQEGRPMQVIGALIGKQEGRNIEVMNSFELLSHTIDDRVHIDKEYYYIKEEQFKQVFKEMEFLGWYTTGGPPDASDIHIHKQVCEIIESPLFLKLNPMTKHTDLPVSVYESVIDIINGEATMLFAELTYTLATEEAERIGVDHVARMTATGTGENSTVAEHLIVQHSAIKMLHSRVKIILEYVKAVESGEVPFNHEILREANALCHRLPVLSTIKFKTDFYDQCNDVGLMAYLGTITKTCNSMNQFINKFNVLYDRQGIGRRMRGLFF
- the cops6 gene encoding COP9 signalosome complex subunit 6 isoform X1, yielding MANSNGGGMEVDGAASPSVMAAGVTGSVSVALHPLVILNISDHWIRIRSQEGRPMQVIGALIGKQEGRNIEVMNSFELLSHTIDDRVHIDKEYYYIKEEQFKQVFKEMEFLGWYTTGGPPDASDIHIHKQVCEIIESPLFLKLNPMTKHTDLPVSVYESVIDIINGEATMLFAELTYTLATEEAERIGVDHVARMTATGTGENSTVAEHLIVQHSAIKMLHSRVKIILEYVKAVESGEVPFNHEILREANALCHRLPVLSTIKFKTDFYDQCNDVGLMAYLGTITKTCNSMNQFINKFNVLYDRQGIGRRMRGLFF